atgtatatgtatatatgtatgtatatatgtgtgtatatatatatatatgtatgtgtatatatatatatgtatgtgtatatatatatatatgtatgtgtatatatatatgtatgtgtatatatatatatatgtatgtgtatacatatatgtatatatatatgcgtgtatatgtatgtatgtgtgacGTATGGAGATGTTTTTGCACCGatgaatcgtaatataacataaacaaatttaaatgaccttggattacaatgcagatacaaataaaaaatacaacgctccgcccagtgctcgcagaaaaattacaaaaagttgcgaccagagatattaGAGGAGGGATTGTGGGGGAGaaagccagtgcccctgatgttcttatgagtagCCAATGAGAGGTAACATactatactcctcgtattagcgatcgctccggcattcacgctgagtgacgggaaaaaatgcaacgctccacccactgctcgtagatatctgttatacacgaaagagatgtggCAAAAAGACAGCgaactacaatgataaacagcctcatgtcttggccacctggctttctcctatctcaatttttttctcgtatctagagataattatttggtAGAAgttttactcgtatgtcgaggtgctAAAGAGTTATCCCAGTGGGAATTCTATTTGGCCTCTGTTGGAAATAAGCTTTACACTGCCACTCTTTGGTCCTTCAGGTGCAAGGGAAGGACCCTGCACTGGACGTCACCCAGGACACGATTGATGAATCGGAGGAGGAGCGATTCGAAGAAATCCCCGAGACCACCCTCTTGGTGGAGCTCCCTCCCTGTGAGCTCAGCCACCTAGAGGAGATTGCTGACCTAGTGACGTCTGTACTGTCGTCACCCTTTCGACGGGAAAAGCTTGCCTTGGCCCTCATGAGCGAGGCCTACCTCAAGAAGCTGCTGGGCCTCTTTAGGGTATGCGAGGACCTTGACAACCGGGAAGGTCTGCACCACCTGTACGAGATCGTCCGCGGCGTCCTCTTCCTTAACAAGGCCGCCCTCTTCGACGTGATGTTCTCTGACGACTGCATCATGGACGTTGTGGGCTGCCTAGAGTACGACCCGGCGCTGGTGCAACCCAAGCGCCACCGCGAGTTCTTGACCAAGACGGCAAAGTTCAAGGAGGTGATTCCAATCACAGACTCTGAGCTCAGGCAGAAGATCCACCAAACGTACCGTGTTCAGTACATCCAGGACATCATCCTTCCTACGCCATCTGTCTTCGAGGAAAACTTCCTCTCCACGCTTAACTCCTTCATCTTTTTCAACAAAGTGGAGATAGTTAGTATGTTGCAGGTAGGAACTAAGTAATTGTATTTAATtgtaagtattgtttaaaattTCATCAAAATAATGTCCATGTTGCAATGATAAACCcgaagggtgtttttttttaggttggctgtgatatttaaaatggaattggCATTAAATTCTGTTCTAAACAGGCTCAAATTTCACTAAAGCCTCTGGGAATCCTGATTTAGCTTTTGAGATTTTgtgcatatgaaatataaaccgGCCAAGAATTGGTTATATAAATGGTGATTAAAAACTCAATGCAGAACTGTGTaagtgacacattttaataacttATCAAACGTAAAACATAGTGACGAATTAACAGTTTAAGTTGAGGGATCTATTAAGAGAAACATGTTGATTTTCATGGTATTATTAAATCTTAATATTTGGAAGGGTGACAAAAAAAGATCGGTGAAGGATTtggtacaattaaaaaaaaagctttttaaaatttttaagtTATCATTAGAGGTTTCTAAATATGGGTTTTTTCAAGGTTGATGTCAATATAAAAGCAAAACGTCTACCTATTGCTGATGTGCGAGTCTATATCTGATATTTTGTTAGTTGATTATGAAAGGCAATTGGAGCtctataaaattatatattcaaAATTCAACAAACCAACAGAAATATTGACCCATACACAGCCAACTGAAACAAAAGCAACATAATGGTAATAAGAGAAGTAAAGAAAATTTACGACCACATACAACCTACAAAGTCAATATATTAAACTGACAAAGCGTTTCAGGTGCAGGAACTGGTTTTGAACGATTATAGTCCTTTTTAACTTAAGCTCACAAAAGTATTCAACATGTTtgtgatcattttttaattgtccatttatttcttttgaCAAGATACAGAAAACACACTCAACAGTTGACTTCCAAAAACTAGTTATTAGGAAATCAACAGAGTAGCCATTGCTCACTGTTTAACATAATATTTATAAGTGAACATTTGCAGATTATAATACTGAGTCACATTCACTGTTGGTCTATATTAGCATAGCACTAGGGGTTAGCATCTATATAGCATAATCAATCTAGTTTTAGGTAGAGAACCTTAATTACATTATTTCACGATGGCAACAGAAACATTTGATAATTTACATCACAATAAGAGAAACAGAAAATACATTCTACATAAGACTTGTGCACTCACTACATATCACAAGATCTACAGACTAGTAAATGCTAGCTGTTGGTAGTAGATAAGACCAACAGTGGCCCACAATGTTTTATGCGAGTACAAATTTTAAGTTTACCAGTGTTTTGAAATAACGATTGTTATTTCAAGCCATCTACGTATTTTTATATGCTCAAACATAGTCTTCAAAAGACTGTTAATGAAGAAGTATATTATGgtcctaaaaataaataagataatgCAATCCAGCACACTGGCAAGGCCTAGGATTCGTTTGTTCACACATTTCTCATAAGATGTCGCCATTGCTTTTCATATCACAAAACCTGgttaaaattcaattcaaatgtagACATTTTATACCATTTTGTAGCACAGTATTAGCTTGGGGCGCACCAGGCTTGTAGCGTGCTTGTGGAGGCTTTGTTGTATATTGAACGTCCTTTTACGTAACAAGGTTTCTACATAAGATGGTTTTTGTCCATCATGTGAAAATATACTGCCAAACTCAATTACTGTTGCACTTGGTGTTTCATTGGATTGTTTTTCcatacacattttttactgtgattCGTACTGATTGTATACTTTGCGATTAAtggaatgtgtttgtgtttgaaatATTCTGTTTGCTGTAACTTGCACTATTGTAGTTAACAGCATTGTCTTTCTGATGCAGGAGGACGAAAAGTTCCTTACTGAGGTTTTTGCGCAGCTCACAGACGAAAGCACAGACGATGGAAAAAGAAGAGAACTTGTGAGTCCAGTGGAGCACTAATTCTTTGACCTTGGGGttttaaaaccacaaaaaaaaacaagtgcctCGATTCTCTTATTTTGTAGGTAAACTTTGTCAAGGAATTCTGCGCTTTCTCACAAACGTTGCAGCCTCAAAACAGGGACGCCTTCTTCAAGACGTTGGCCAATCTAGGGATCTTACCTGCGCTGGAAATAGTCATGGTAAGTGAGGTCCTCTATTAATAACAAAATAGTGTGGACAAATTCAGATTATTCTTCCCCAATACGTAGGGAATGGATGACCTGCAGGTGAGGGCAGCAGCCACAGACATTTTCTCCTACTTGGTGGAATTCAGCCCCTCCATGGTCCGAGAGTTTGTCATGCAGGAATTGCAACAGAACGATGATGTAAGTGCGACACAACAATACAGAATTATACCTCACCACTTTGCGGACCGACTATTGCAAAGTTACCACTTGAATCCGCcaaatgtaccatattttcttacaTGTAAGCCgtaattggaacaaaaaaaaaaggatgactgaaccaagggtacggcttatatgcgcacaagacttacagcGTTGCTATATTCTGTTTTTACATGTCGGCaatttaacatttactatttgttggttattttctgttttgcagtaagaaaacaactattactggatgaatttagcttccggcttatatgcgagaaattgtgaaattcaacaattttaaggcagttttaagggtgcggcttatacgcgggttGTCTTATATGCTAGAAAATACGATATATGAAAAGGTTATAGTGTAGGAACGATCATACAAACATGAAATGTGGAGTAAACTGGCAAGTCACAATGGAGTCTCTTTCATTGGCTTTTGGGTGTTAAATAATAGAACAGCGAgggttttaaaagtccaaataacaTTAAATTGACACCATATAAACAAATGCCCTATATCACGGTTAATCACCTATTGCGACAGGTCTAGGAATTCATTAACTGTTATAAACGAGGTACTAAAAGTTCGATTATAAAAATGACGTCCATTCTACCACCTTTCAAATTCTAATCAAGTATGAAATTATCCTGAATTGTgggttgttttcatttttttccttttgcgttcaaaatccattcattttccatgtgaTTGTCCCACATTAACCAGCAGATAGCAGCATTTATATGTTACacgcacggtttggacaaatgtAGCGTGAGGATCTCAACATATCTGTCCATCCATTCATAACGATTATGGATGATATAAACCCAGTTTGAGTCCGTGTTAGAGGGATCtccaattaaataataaatttaagtctacagttaaacaaaaaataagcagAGAAATGTAGAAACATATTTCTGATGTTGTGAACAAAAAGTGATGAGTTTATTTAGAAGTTAGTTAAACTGTCCTAAAATGACGGCCAATTAGAAATTTAACATTGATAACTTAATCACTGATTCTAAGATAAAGAAAACAATCAATTGCAAATTGAACTTTTGGAGTAAAATGTTTCACAGACTTTCTCTTTTACtcatatttacatttgtattaTGTCTCTTTCCAGGATGTGCTGCTCATCAATGTGGTGATCAAACAGATGATTTGTGACTCTGACCCCGAGTTGGGCGGCGCAGTCCAGTTGATGGGGCTCCTCAGGACGCTGATCGACCCGGAGAACATGCTGGCCCCCAACAATGTAGAGCAATgtagttttaaatgttttgtgttttgaaatGTGACTTGATTCCCTCTTTTCCTAACAGAAAACGGAGAAAACAGAATTCCTAAGTTTTTTCTACAAGTACTGTATGCACGTTTTAACCGCACCTCTGCTGGCAAACACGGCGCACGACAAAAACTCAAAAGGTGAGTAAGCTGCAGACAATGCGTATAAAACAAAAGTTCTGACTGGACATTCTCTACCAAAGATTTAGAAGAAGGATCAACCAAGATCAGCCCTGTTTGTCCCGGTAAGGACAGTCTGCAAAatgattacagtaatccctcagttatcgcaaattcactactttgcgattttttttttatcttcctgctttcaattttatttaattttttcaattattatctTTTAAATTTTATAATGTGACATCTGCTGAAACTCACAAGGGGAAGCTGaagaatcctttttttttcaatagggtTGAATCTACTTTGCTATTTTTCCATTATCGTggctatgtctggtctacattaactgcgatatttgagTGATTACTGTATTAGATcctttaaaaatctttttttttttttggcaggataatggttgttgtttttttttttatgtgcacaTTTAGATAATTTCCAGACAGCCCAACTTTTGGCTCTGATCCTGGAACTTCTTACCTTCTGCGTTGAGCACCATACATATCATATCAAGACCTACATTATGAACAAAGACCTGCTGCGGAGGGTGCTGGTACTCATGAACTCCAAGCACACTTTCCTCGCTCTCTGTAAGCAagcatgcacgcacacaaatACTGCAAGACTGGtactcatatttttttgtgcactttTCCCAAGGCGCGCTGCGTTTTATGCGGCGGATTATCGGGTTGAAAGACGAGTATTACAACCGCTACATCATCAAAGGGAACCTGTTTGAGCCCGTCATCAACGCGCTGTTGGACAACGGCACGCGTTACAATCTTCTCAACTCTGCTATCATAGAGCTTTTTGAGTTCATCAAAGTGGTGTGTGTCGGTTTAAATGGgggaaatgtgtgtttttggagCGTTAACATAATTTATTGCATTTGTAGGAGGATGTAAAGTCTCTCATCGCGCACATTGTGGATAACTTCTATAAAGCGCTCGAGCCCATTGAGTACGTACAGACGTTCAAAGGGCTAAAGGGACGATATGAACAAGAAAAAGACAGGCAGAGTCAAAAACTCACAAGGTTGGTATATAAATCGTTTTTTCAGCTGTTTAATATGAATgcattgaagttttttttcatatgcagtaatccctcgattatcacaaattcactatGCGATTTTCCcgctattatttaaaaatgtattaatgtatttaaagttcataaaaggATGTTTCCTTCAGAATTGTATTCTGCCTTGGATGATTCATAAGTTCTCTATTTTAATAATTAGTCTGCTCAAATCATGAGTTACAGAAATCAAATGTCGATTGGATGAAAATTAATGCAGACAGATTCAAAATCAGTGAACAATGTTGTATCAAATCTGTTTGGAAGAAATTTAGAAGAGAAGCagttgatcatttaaaaaatgtctggcAACCTAATTTGAATGCCTTTTGCAGATACCGGCGAGATGCTCGCTCGCTGGATGAGGACGAAGAACTCTGGTTCAACGAGGATGAAGATGACGACGAGGCGGAGGCTGAAGCGGTGGAGAAGAGCCGCGTGGAAGATGACTATTCTGACGGATATGGCAAGTACATGGAAGCCAAAAAAGGTAAACAGCCTTTCGAGTTTGTTT
The nucleotide sequence above comes from Stigmatopora nigra isolate UIUO_SnigA chromosome 12, RoL_Snig_1.1, whole genome shotgun sequence. Encoded proteins:
- the ppp4r3b gene encoding serine/threonine-protein phosphatase 4 regulatory subunit 3B isoform X1; protein product: MSDTRRRVKVYTLNEDRQWDDRGTGHVSSTFVERLKGISLLVRAESDGSLLLESKISPNTAYQKQQDTLIVWSEADNYDLALSFQEKAGCDEIWEKICQVQGKDPALDVTQDTIDESEEERFEEIPETTLLVELPPCELSHLEEIADLVTSVLSSPFRREKLALALMSEAYLKKLLGLFRVCEDLDNREGLHHLYEIVRGVLFLNKAALFDVMFSDDCIMDVVGCLEYDPALVQPKRHREFLTKTAKFKEVIPITDSELRQKIHQTYRVQYIQDIILPTPSVFEENFLSTLNSFIFFNKVEIVSMLQEDEKFLTEVFAQLTDESTDDGKRRELVNFVKEFCAFSQTLQPQNRDAFFKTLANLGILPALEIVMGMDDLQVRAAATDIFSYLVEFSPSMVREFVMQELQQNDDDVLLINVVIKQMICDSDPELGGAVQLMGLLRTLIDPENMLAPNNKTEKTEFLSFFYKYCMHVLTAPLLANTAHDKNSKDLEEGSTKISPVCPDNFQTAQLLALILELLTFCVEHHTYHIKTYIMNKDLLRRVLVLMNSKHTFLALCALRFMRRIIGLKDEYYNRYIIKGNLFEPVINALLDNGTRYNLLNSAIIELFEFIKVEDVKSLIAHIVDNFYKALEPIEYVQTFKGLKGRYEQEKDRQSQKLTRYRRDARSLDEDEELWFNEDEDDDEAEAEAVEKSRVEDDYSDGYGKYMEAKKGKQPFEFVWIPIAVTQAILVSAGAANGANNGKAPVMAPSSPPATPNNSSSSSIKTVALPATPVVKTALVGLVDYPDDEDEEEEDEEEEEEQSPRKRPRLSS
- the ppp4r3b gene encoding serine/threonine-protein phosphatase 4 regulatory subunit 3B isoform X2; translated protein: MSDTRRRVKVYTLNEDRQWDDRGTGHVSSTFVERLKGISLLVRAESDGSLLLESKISPNTAYQKQQDTLIVWSEADNYDLALSFQEKAGCDEIWEKICQVQGKDPALDVTQDTIDESEEERFEEIPETTLLVELPPCELSHLEEIADLVTSVLSSPFRREKLALALMSEAYLKKLLGLFRVCEDLDNREGLHHLYEIVRGVLFLNKAALFDVMFSDDCIMDVVGCLEYDPALVQPKRHREFLTKTAKFKEVIPITDSELRQKIHQTYRVQYIQDIILPTPSVFEENFLSTLNSFIFFNKVEIVSMLQEDEKFLTEVFAQLTDESTDDGKRRELVNFVKEFCAFSQTLQPQNRDAFFKTLANLGILPALEIVMGMDDLQVRAAATDIFSYLVEFSPSMVREFVMQELQQNDDDVLLINVVIKQMICDSDPELGGAVQLMGLLRTLIDPENMLAPNNKTEKTEFLSFFYKYCMHVLTAPLLANTAHDKNSKDLEEGSTKISPVCPDNFQTAQLLALILELLTFCVEHHTYHIKTYIMNKDLLRRVLVLMNSKHTFLALCALRFMRRIIGLKDEYYNRYIIKGNLFEPVINALLDNGTRYNLLNSAIIELFEFIKVEDVKSLIAHIVDNFYKALEPIEYVQTFKGLKGRYEQEKDRQSQKLTRYRRDARSLDEDEELWFNEDEDDDEAEAEAVEKSRVEDDYSDGYGKYMEAKKAGAANGANNGKAPVMAPSSPPATPNNSSSSSIKTVALPATPVVKTALVGLVDYPDDEDEEEEDEEEEEEQSPRKRPRLSS